The Bradyrhizobium sp. WBAH42 genome includes a window with the following:
- a CDS encoding enoyl-CoA hydratase-related protein, whose translation MAGVKQARDGAVGILTLDEPASLNAMTPDLLGALAAAVTEMTQDEDIRALILTGAGRGFCSGQNLKASEALGEDIAAGVMRFHWPAFKALRECRVPVLVAVNGVAAGGGFSLAMAGDIIVAARSASFIQVFSRIALVPDLGSTWLLPRLIGRQRALELMLLNEPLTAERAQEIGLVRQVVDDAKLMDEALGLARRLAEGPTRALVATRNLVEESEHATYQAQFRREIELQATIRKSADAIEGRNAFVEKRKARFTGR comes from the coding sequence GCTCGACGAACCGGCCAGCCTCAACGCGATGACGCCGGACCTGCTCGGCGCGCTCGCCGCTGCCGTGACCGAGATGACGCAGGACGAGGACATCCGCGCTCTGATCCTGACCGGCGCGGGGCGCGGCTTCTGCTCGGGCCAGAACCTGAAGGCCTCGGAGGCACTCGGCGAGGACATCGCGGCCGGCGTGATGCGCTTCCACTGGCCGGCCTTCAAGGCGCTGCGCGAATGCCGCGTGCCCGTCCTCGTCGCCGTCAATGGCGTTGCGGCTGGCGGCGGTTTTAGCCTGGCCATGGCCGGCGACATCATCGTCGCGGCGCGGTCGGCGAGCTTCATCCAGGTTTTCAGCCGCATCGCGCTGGTGCCGGATCTCGGCTCGACCTGGCTGCTGCCGCGACTGATCGGCCGGCAGCGCGCGCTCGAGCTGATGCTGCTCAACGAGCCGCTGACGGCGGAACGTGCCCAGGAGATCGGCCTGGTGCGGCAGGTCGTCGACGACGCCAAGCTGATGGACGAGGCGTTAGGTCTGGCCCGCCGCCTGGCGGAAGGCCCGACCCGCGCCTTGGTCGCAACCCGCAACCTGGTCGAGGAGAGCGAGCACGCGACCTACCAGGCGCAGTTCCGCCGCGAGATCGAGCTCCAGGCCACGATCCGCAAGAGCGCGGACGCCATCGAGGGCCGCAACGCGTTCGTCGAAAAGCGCAAGGCGAGGTTTACGGGGAGGTGA
- a CDS encoding sorbosone dehydrogenase family protein: MNQLTFARERRHLRLLAAIVFPAVLAAAPLGLAPASSEPVRKSGYAIGTEACGSGELAFPRIQIDMKAGFCAGLVASEEDRLKFPRAIVQVPGRDLFVVADMGGWGHTDGRLLLLDPRAPQGQRFKDLLTGIEYPFGLVVGPDRKLYASTAETIFRFDPLADNPRSTVETIIRHMPGRRITLPDGKRVDESAHPLKQFVFDRDGRLFVNVGSHSDDCITPAPITKPCAAAEGASALASIWLFTPPAGGVFPALKPGDPDPPHSVYARGLRNSMALALHPNFPDAGYAFLQGENARDLPDIFKPNEEINAIEQGRHYGWPYCYDLSTPSPEFRLVLQSGIYKSLCSANALYKPPLSLMPPHGAPLAMLYYHGAKFPELEGKLLVGLHGYRPTGSRLLVYDVDEHGFPKPSAAPVRYHVSCAADPTRSFQTDAGEVAAAPFEELIAGWHRVNGARPQGAPVGMTVAEDGAIWLVEDKNKTVIRIDRAAGERPQPLPCDTRSQAMIDQLAAFVARDAQNSARLTTLRKGLVQKYCVGCHSDFGLNAGQSDAEKDRVVLHFMLAQDGWIYPGDPDAGRLRTRLRGLGAEKLMPPGGESLPKSEPGYSRLLDTADLFVAKMVPGTRMRIKPGPPQRKFFSKANKECGEIPAGKVVVVTQRSAVDKPGFSRFFRPADPYLNGECTDGDGYYIRQELLVPVQ, from the coding sequence GTGAACCAGCTCACATTCGCGCGCGAACGCCGACATCTGCGCTTGCTTGCAGCGATTGTCTTTCCAGCGGTTTTGGCCGCCGCGCCGCTCGGCTTGGCCCCGGCCTCATCCGAGCCGGTCAGGAAGAGCGGCTATGCGATCGGCACGGAAGCCTGCGGCAGCGGCGAACTGGCCTTTCCCAGGATCCAGATCGACATGAAGGCGGGATTTTGCGCCGGCCTCGTCGCCAGCGAAGAGGACCGCCTCAAATTTCCGCGCGCGATCGTGCAGGTGCCCGGCCGCGACCTGTTCGTGGTCGCCGACATGGGCGGCTGGGGCCACACCGACGGGCGGCTGCTGCTGCTCGATCCGCGTGCGCCGCAGGGGCAACGCTTCAAGGATCTGCTGACGGGGATAGAATATCCGTTCGGCCTCGTCGTCGGCCCGGACAGGAAGCTCTACGCCTCGACCGCGGAGACGATCTTCCGGTTCGATCCGCTTGCCGACAACCCGCGCAGCACGGTCGAGACCATCATCCGTCACATGCCCGGCCGCCGGATCACGCTGCCGGATGGCAAGAGGGTCGATGAGAGCGCGCATCCGCTCAAGCAGTTCGTGTTCGATCGCGACGGCCGGCTGTTCGTCAATGTCGGCTCGCACAGTGACGACTGCATCACGCCTGCGCCGATCACGAAACCCTGCGCGGCGGCCGAGGGCGCGTCCGCGCTGGCCTCGATCTGGCTGTTCACGCCGCCGGCAGGCGGTGTCTTTCCGGCATTGAAGCCCGGCGATCCCGACCCGCCGCACAGCGTCTATGCGCGCGGCTTGCGCAACTCGATGGCGCTGGCGCTGCATCCGAATTTTCCGGATGCCGGCTACGCCTTCCTGCAGGGCGAGAACGCCCGCGACCTGCCCGACATCTTCAAGCCGAACGAGGAGATCAACGCAATCGAGCAGGGCAGGCACTATGGCTGGCCCTATTGCTACGATTTGTCGACGCCGAGCCCCGAATTCAGGCTGGTGCTGCAATCGGGGATCTACAAATCGCTCTGCTCAGCCAACGCGCTCTACAAGCCGCCGCTCTCGCTGATGCCGCCGCACGGCGCGCCGCTCGCGATGCTCTATTACCACGGCGCCAAATTCCCGGAGCTGGAAGGCAAGCTCTTGGTCGGCCTGCACGGCTATCGGCCGACCGGCAGCCGGCTGCTGGTCTATGACGTCGACGAGCACGGCTTTCCCAAACCCAGTGCGGCACCGGTGCGCTATCACGTGAGTTGCGCGGCCGACCCGACCCGCAGTTTCCAGACCGACGCCGGCGAGGTCGCGGCCGCGCCGTTCGAGGAGCTGATCGCAGGCTGGCATCGCGTCAACGGCGCGCGGCCGCAAGGCGCGCCGGTCGGCATGACGGTCGCGGAGGACGGTGCGATCTGGCTGGTCGAGGACAAGAACAAGACCGTGATCCGGATCGATCGCGCGGCCGGCGAGCGACCTCAGCCGCTCCCCTGCGATACGCGCAGCCAGGCGATGATCGACCAGCTCGCAGCTTTCGTCGCCAGGGATGCGCAGAACAGCGCTCGCCTCACCACCTTGCGCAAGGGCCTCGTCCAGAAGTATTGCGTCGGCTGCCATTCGGATTTCGGCCTGAATGCGGGGCAATCGGATGCGGAGAAGGACAGGGTGGTGCTGCACTTCATGCTGGCGCAGGACGGCTGGATCTATCCTGGCGATCCCGACGCCGGCAGGCTGCGCACGCGCCTGCGCGGCCTTGGCGCCGAGAAGCTGATGCCGCCCGGCGGTGAGAGCCTGCCGAAGAGCGAGCCCGGCTATTCGCGCCTGCTCGATACCGCGGACCTGTTCGTCGCCAAAATGGTTCCGGGCACGCGGATGCGGATCAAGCCGGGCCCGCCGCAGCGGAAGTTTTTCAGCAAGGCCAACAAGGAATGCGGCGAAATACCGGCCGGAAAGGTCGTCGTCGTGACACAAAGGAGCGCTGTAGACAAACCCGGCTTCAGCCGATTCTTCCGGCCAGCCGATCCCTATCTGAATGGTGAGTGCACCGACGGCGATGGCTATTACATCCGGCAGGAACTTCTGGTGCCTGTGCAGTAG